The DNA sequence GTCGCTTGCCGTGCTGTGTCACCCGAGAGCCGGCGCTTGCCTGCTTCCAGGAACTCCTTCGACCAGCTGTAATACAGGCTTTCGGCGATACCTTCGCGGCGGCACAGCACCGAGATGCTTTCCTCTCCACGCAAACCCGCCAAAACGATACGGATTTTTTCCTCCGCTGAATAGGTCTGGCGGGTCTTGCGGCGGATGTTCTTGACCAGCTTGTCAGCTGCGTTCTTCGATGTTTCAGGCTTCTGTCTCATCTCGATCTCCCAATCGGTAAGATGAACCAGAAATCCTCCGTTGTTCAAATCCTCAAATCTGTCCCACGGGCGCTGACGTCAGACACCTTGGCCAATTTTTCAGATGTGGACCGCTGGTCTGCTCGGAACTTCGCAAAGGTTCCACCTGTCCGAAAAAGCCTGAAGCGCTTCTGTGTGAGGCTCCAGGCAGCTTTTAGGGCATGGTCTGGCCATGCGAGCATGATGTCATTCTGCCATATCCCCCACAGCATATAGGTCGCTGCAGCAGCTGGATTGCGTATCGGTCTGGTATTGAGATCGATTTTGGAGAATTTTGACATCAGGCGACGATGCGCAGCCTCCCTATGTTCAGGCGGCACACGGCAAATAACATGTGCATGCAGGTCAAAAAGACCAGTCTCCATGTCAAATCTTGGATGGATTGTAATTAGAAGTAATTCGAAGCTGAGTTTCTTCCGAAGTTCACTGAATTCGATATTGATTTTTGTGTTGAAGGCTTTCAGGGCGATTGCAAGATCTTCGGCAGCCGCTTTTGCGCCTGTCAGGCCAACATTCCAAAACATGCAGTTCTCAAGGCCGTGTTCGGCAGAATATTCTGCAAAATCGGAGACAACGGGAGCGTTTTTTCGGATCGCTTCATGTGCGAAAATGCGTGAGGATCGCAGCGGTCTGCCCAAGTCAATAATCTCGCCTGGAGCGTCTTGGAGCAGAACTAGGTAACGTTCGTGTTCAGAAGCATGGACATCCAGGCCGAGGGCTTCGAGCCGCTTTCCAAGTTCCTTCGCATAGTGGAGCGGACTGGCCCTCTCTTTTGCTGCAGCAGTCATTTGACAGGCTTCGATTGAGGGCGGCGGTAGTTCGGCGATCTGCGCGGGATAAAGCGAAACACCGAGAAACTTGGTATTTCAGGGTGGGGGGAATGATTGAAGCGGGCTCCCGCTACCAAAATTTCCCCCAAATTGGGTTCATTGTTCATTGCCCGTATTCTCCGAGGCTGGGCGCGCCGCGGGGGGATGCCAATCTGTGTCCGTCAATCCTGATCGGGCATCGCGTCGTCGTCATTGTTGCGCCATTGCCGGCGACGACTTCCTGCAAGGGATCGAGCGCAGCAAACCCTTCGGTCTGGCTGAATTTCGGCCAGTCCAGCACTTCCGCGCACCAGACATCGGCCGGTTCGAGGCGTGAAAGCCAGGCTCCTGTCGTCCCGCTTTCCAGAAAATCGGCAAGAATGGCCTTGATCTCGTTGCGCTTGCTGAAGGCCAGGTCCGGGTTGCGATAGGGGGCGAGGGCTTTGCACTGCAGAAGATCGGCGAGCACGGCGATCGGCGTCATCGCGATGGCGATGTGGCCATCTGCGGTTTCATAGATGCCGTAGGGTGCTGCCGCATGGACGCTGGCATTGGCAATGGCGCTGCGCGGCGGCTGCGTCCGGTCGCCATTGAAGAAGGATGTGAGTTGCTCGAACTGTGCGTCGATTGCCGAACTCATCAGGTCGACCTCGACCAGCCCACCCTTGCCGGTGACACCGCGGCGGACCAGGGCGGCGAGAATGCCCTGAACCAGATGGTTGCCCGTCGCCATGTCGAGTACGGCAAAAGACACCGGTACCGGTCCGTCGTCACGGTTTCCCGAGAGCCAGGTCAGCCCGGAAAGTGACTGGACCAGGAGATCCTGCCCCGGCTTGTCGCGCCATGGTCCCTTCTCGCCATAGCCGGTGACCGTGCCATAGACGAGGCGTGGATTGATGGCCTGCACGCTTTTGTGGTCGAGCCCGATGCGCTCCATCACGCCGGGGCGGAAATTGTGGATCATCACATCGGCCGAGACGATCAGGTCGCGCACTTTTTGCAGATCACCGGCATTTTTGAGATCAGCGGCCATGCTGCGCTTGTTGCGGTTGATGGTGTGAAACAGCAGGCTGTCACCCGCAAACATCTGGTCGGCGACCACCAGTTTGCGGCACAGATCACCGCCTTGCGGGCGCTCGACCTTGATCACTTCGGCCCCCAGATCCGCCAGTCGCAGCGCTGCCATTGGGCCGGCCAGGAACTGCGCGAAATCGAGAACCCGCAGCCCCTCCAGCGGCAGGGTCACAGGTGTGCTTGTGTCAGTCATCAGCGCTGTCCCTATTGTTTGTATGCAAAAACTAGTTTTGTATAAGAAAAACGTCAAGCGCTTAGAGGAGATTCGGCACCATGGCAGACGGCTACTACACTGATAAACGCGACATCCCTTTGTACAATGTCGAAACCTGGATGTATGAGGAGTTCGAAATCGGCCAGAAGGTCCGCTCGATCCGCCGAACCATCTCGGAAGGCGAGGCGATGAGCTTCAACTGCCTGGTGATGGACAACCATCCCTATGTCGCCGATGAAATTTTCGCTGTCGAGGACGGGCTGTTCAAACGCCGGTTGGTGGCGGGCGCCATGGTGTTTTCCTATGGTCTCGGGCTGATGGCCAACAACAATATCCATGCCTTCAGCTATGGCTATGACCGGCTGCGTTTCATTGGGCCGGTGTTCATTGGCGACACCATCCACACGGTGCGCACCAATCTGTCAAAGTCTCCACGCACCGATGAACTGGGCAATGTGCGGGTCAGCTATGAGGTGTTCAAGGGTGCGGATGAACTGGTGCTTTACTGTGAGCATCTGCAGACAGTGAAATATCGCCACGGCCGCCCCGCCGAGACCGCCTGACACAGGCAGATACGCGAATCCGGGCGCTGCGGCCAAGCTCTGCGGCGCTTGAGGACAATTCAGTCTGAAATAAACGCCCCGACCAAAATGCCGATCAAGCGCCGTTGCCAATGGGTTTTTCGCTGGTAAGGCCAGTTAGGTCTTGAACATATCTGAAACTTACGTTTATATACAAAATCTCTTGTGGGTTGGGAGCCTTGGCTGAACAGCGCTGCCGGAGGATATAAATTGGGAGGAACCGATGAAACGTTCGAATTTGCAATTGATCCTTGCCGCGCTGTTGGTCAGCACCGCATCCGCTGGCGCAGGTGAGTTTGACGGAGTGACGCTCGAGGCCAAGCTGATTGGCGGCGAGCAATATGAAAAGCTTTATGGCCGCATCGCCGAATGGGAGACGAACACCGGCGCCACGGTCACGATCATCTCGAAGAAGAACCATTTCGAGCTGGACAAGGAATTCAAGTCCGACATCGCCGCCGGGACCACCGGCTGGTGCGTCGGCTCGAACCACTCGTCCTTCGCGTCACAATATCCGGCACTCTACACCGATCTGTCGGCGTTGATCCCGGCTGAGACGGTGGCCGAATTTGTCCAGGCCAATATCAGTGCCGCGACACTGGACGGCAAGCTGGTGATGCTGCCGCGGGCGCAGTTCGATGTCTCGGCGCTGTATTATCAGAAAAGCCTCTATGAGGACGCCGACAAGGCGGCCGCCTTCAAGACCGAATATGGCTACGACCTGGCTCCGCCTGAAACATGGGACCAGTTCCGCGAGCAGGCCGAATTCTTCGCCGATCCGCCGAATTTCTATGGCACCCAATATGCCGGCAAGGACGAGGCAATCAACGGCCGCTTCTATGAGCTGATCGTCGCCAATGGCGGCAAGATGCTCAATGACGATTTCTCGCCCGCCTTCAATTCGGACGCCGGCAAGGAAGCCTTGCAGTGGTTCGTCGATCTCTACAAGGCCGGTGCGGTTCCACCCGGAACGACCAACTATCTCTGGGATGACCTCGGCAACGGCTTTGCCTCTGGCACCATCGCGCTCAATCTCGACTGGCCGGGCTGGTCTGGCTTCTTCAATGACCCTTCAGCCTCCACGGTCGCCGGCAATGTCGGCGTGGCGCCTGCGCCCAAGGGCTCGGCGGGTGTCCGCACCGGTTGGTCCGGGTTCCACGGCTTCTCGGTTACCGAGGATTGCGCCAACAAGGAAGCCGCCGCTTCTCTGGTCGATTTCCTGACCAATGAGGACAGCCAGAAGCTGGAATCAAGCGCAGGTCCGCTGCCGACACGCACGGCGGTCTGGGACTATGTGATCGAGCAGGCCAAGGACGACGCCTACAAGAACGAAGTTCTGCAGGCGTTCCAGGAAACCGCGAAGACGGCGTTCCCGGTTCCTCCGACTCCTTACTGGATCGAAGCCGGCAACCTGATCTTCCCGGAACTGCAGGCAGCCATTCTCGGCGACAAGACCGTCGACGAAGCGCTGGCTGATGCATCGGAAGCTGTTGACGAAATGATGCAGGACAACGGCGTCTACTGACAGGCCTCCCAAGGCTGGCGGAGCCGACCCAATTGGCCGGCTCCGCCTTTTCTCATGCGATGCGGGATATCTTATGCGACGGTTCAAATTGCCGCCTTGGCTTAGCCTTTTGTTGCCGGCGCTGATCATCCTGGCGGCGGTGGTGCTGGTGCCACTGCTTTTTTCATTCTATTCGAGTTTTACCGCCTATCGGCTGACCCGGCCGGAGACCATTTTCTCCTGGATCGGCCTGCGCAACTACGTGCGGCTGTTTGGCGATTCAGGTTTCTGGTGGGCCTTCGGGCGGACGGTTTTCTTGCTCACCGTGGCGCTGAATGTGGAAATGCTGCTCGGCCTTGGGCTGGCGCTGCTGGTCAACAAGGTGACATGGGGGCAGCGCGGGTTGCGCACCATCATGATGTTTCCGATGATGTTTTCGCCGATCCTGGTCGGCTTCCAGTTCAAGTTCATCTTCAACGACAATATCGGCCTGATGAACAATGCGCTGCAATCGCTGGGCCTGACCGAGGCCGCCATTCCCTGGCTGGTCGATGGAAAACTGGCGATGTTTGCCATCATTTTCGCCGAAGTGTGGATGTCGACCTCGGTCTTCGCAATTCTCATCCTGGCCGGGCTTTTTGCGGTGCCGCGGGATCCGCTGGAAGCAGCGCAGGTGGATGGGTGCACCTCGTGGCAGACCTTCCGCCACATCACGCTG is a window from the Hoeflea sp. IMCC20628 genome containing:
- a CDS encoding CaiB/BaiF CoA-transferase family protein, producing MTDTSTPVTLPLEGLRVLDFAQFLAGPMAALRLADLGAEVIKVERPQGGDLCRKLVVADQMFAGDSLLFHTINRNKRSMAADLKNAGDLQKVRDLIVSADVMIHNFRPGVMERIGLDHKSVQAINPRLVYGTVTGYGEKGPWRDKPGQDLLVQSLSGLTWLSGNRDDGPVPVSFAVLDMATGNHLVQGILAALVRRGVTGKGGLVEVDLMSSAIDAQFEQLTSFFNGDRTQPPRSAIANASVHAAAPYGIYETADGHIAIAMTPIAVLADLLQCKALAPYRNPDLAFSKRNEIKAILADFLESGTTGAWLSRLEPADVWCAEVLDWPKFSQTEGFAALDPLQEVVAGNGATMTTTRCPIRIDGHRLASPRGAPSLGEYGQ
- a CDS encoding MaoC family dehydratase; this translates as MADGYYTDKRDIPLYNVETWMYEEFEIGQKVRSIRRTISEGEAMSFNCLVMDNHPYVADEIFAVEDGLFKRRLVAGAMVFSYGLGLMANNNIHAFSYGYDRLRFIGPVFIGDTIHTVRTNLSKSPRTDELGNVRVSYEVFKGADELVLYCEHLQTVKYRHGRPAETA
- a CDS encoding sugar ABC transporter substrate-binding protein, which translates into the protein MKRSNLQLILAALLVSTASAGAGEFDGVTLEAKLIGGEQYEKLYGRIAEWETNTGATVTIISKKNHFELDKEFKSDIAAGTTGWCVGSNHSSFASQYPALYTDLSALIPAETVAEFVQANISAATLDGKLVMLPRAQFDVSALYYQKSLYEDADKAAAFKTEYGYDLAPPETWDQFREQAEFFADPPNFYGTQYAGKDEAINGRFYELIVANGGKMLNDDFSPAFNSDAGKEALQWFVDLYKAGAVPPGTTNYLWDDLGNGFASGTIALNLDWPGWSGFFNDPSASTVAGNVGVAPAPKGSAGVRTGWSGFHGFSVTEDCANKEAAASLVDFLTNEDSQKLESSAGPLPTRTAVWDYVIEQAKDDAYKNEVLQAFQETAKTAFPVPPTPYWIEAGNLIFPELQAAILGDKTVDEALADASEAVDEMMQDNGVY
- a CDS encoding sugar ABC transporter permease, giving the protein MRRFKLPPWLSLLLPALIILAAVVLVPLLFSFYSSFTAYRLTRPETIFSWIGLRNYVRLFGDSGFWWAFGRTVFLLTVALNVEMLLGLGLALLVNKVTWGQRGLRTIMMFPMMFSPILVGFQFKFIFNDNIGLMNNALQSLGLTEAAIPWLVDGKLAMFAIIFAEVWMSTSVFAILILAGLFAVPRDPLEAAQVDGCTSWQTFRHITLPFIMPFINIALAIRSLDVARAYDIVKIMTNGGPAHRTELVWTMLARTGYVDAKMGLANAMGYISIVLAIFFTIFFFRKLSASRQIVGMGG